In the genome of Elusimicrobiales bacterium, the window CTCCGCCGTCCGGCGCGGAGATTTCCTCCGCAAGCCGGGCCAGCGCGGCCTTGCGCAGCGGCCTGCGCTCCGGCAGCAGCGGGAACCGGCGTATGCGCTCCAGCCGCCGCGCGCGCGGGACAGCCTCGGTATCGGCTATGGTGTCCGCCGCGCGGCACAGCAGATACGCGCACGAAAACGCCGGGCGCATGTATGCCGGCAGCGCCCGCGCGCTCAGGTAGAGCGAGCGCGAAGTGCGTTTGAGTATTTCCCGCGTTGTCATCATCTGTATCTGTCTATGACGGTGGGGCGCAGCCAGTCCGGGCTGGAACGGGGATAATCGGCGTTGTAATGCAGCCCCCGGCTTTCGCGCCGCAGCGCGGCGCTGCGTATGACCGCCTCGGCCACGCAGGCGATATTGCGCAGCTCCGCCACGTCCCTTGTAACCAGAAAATCCCAGTAATACTGGCGAATCTCGTCGTTTATAAGCTGCATCCGGCGCGCGGCGCGCTCCAGCCGCTTGTCGGTGCGGACTATGCCGACATAATTCCACATCAGCGCGCGGATTTCCTCCCAGTTCTGGGCCACTATCACCGCCTCCTCGCTGGCGACGGCGCGGCCCGTTTTCCAGTCGGTAAGCCGGGGCGCGCCGCGCCTGAACGACGGCAGGCGGGATTTTATATCGCCGGCGGCCCGGCGGGCGAAGACGCAGGCCTCCAGCAGCGAATTGGAGGCCAGGCGGTTCGCGCCGTGCAGGCCGGTGCAGGCGGCCTCGCCCACGGCGTAAAGCCCGTCCATTACAGTGCGGCCCTCGGCGCCGGTTTCTATGCCGCCGCAGAAAAAATGCGCCGCCGGCACCACGGGAACAGGCTCTTTTGCCATGTCTATGCCGTAGGAAAGGCAGGTCCTGTAGATATACGGAAATCTCCGTTTTATGAAATCCGGCTTTTTGGCGGTGATGTCCAGAAAAACGCAGTCCGCGCCGGAACGTTTAAGCTCGCTGTCTATGGCGCGGGCCACTATGTCGCGCGGGGCAAGCTCGGCCAGCGGGGAGTATTGTTTCATGAACGGCCTGCCGTTTGCAAGGCGCAGTATCGCGCCCTCGCCGCGCACCGCCTCGGAAATCAGGAATGACTTGGCCCTGGGATGGTAGAGGCAGGTCGGATGGAACTGCACGAATTCCATGTTTTTAAGCGGCACGCCGGCGCGGTAAGCCATGGCCATGCCGTCGCCGGTGGCGCAGTCCGGGTTGGAGGTGTAGCGGTACACCTTGCCCGCCCCGCCGGAGGCGATAACGGTGAACTTGGCGGAGAAAAGCTCCACTTTCCCGGTGCCGGACAGCGCATAGGCGCCGAAGCAGCGGTTTTTATCCGGCGGGATGTCGCGCGCGTGGCCGCGCAGGATGAGGTCTATGGCGGCGCGGCTTTCAAAAATTCTTATATTGGGATGTTTGCGGCAGGCGGCTTCAAGCGTCCTGGAAATTTCAAGCCCGGTCAGATCGCGCGAGTGGATGATTCTGCGCCTGCTGTGCCCGCCTTCAAGCCCCAGCTCCAGCAAGCCGTTTTTGCGCGAGAACTTCGCGCCCAGCTCCAGCAGCCGCCGTATGCACTCCGGCCCCTGCGAGACCGCGATTTTAACCGCGTTTTCGTCGCAAAGCCCGGCGCCGGCCAGCAGGGTGTCGGCCTCGTGGCTGGCAAAGGAATCCTCCGGCGAAACGGCCGCCGCCACGCCGCCCTGCGCCGCCGCGCTGCTGGAGGCCAGCGCGTCGCGCTTGGTGATAATATTGACCGTGCCGCTACCGGCCAGTTCCAGCGCGGCCATCATGCCGGCCAGCCCGCTGCCGACTACCAGAAAATCGGATTCAGCCATGTATTCTGCTTATAATAGCGGTTGTTGATTTGCCTTTGACAAGTTTCACCCGCGCCACTTTTCCGGCAAATTCCCGGCCTATTATCTGGCCGGTCCTGTAATCGGCGCCTTTTACCAGGACATCGGGGCGGATGAGGCTTAGAATACGCTGCGGCGTGTCCTCGCCGAAAACCACCACGCGGTCCACCGCCTCCAGCGCGGCAAGGACGGCGGCCCTGTCGGCCTGTGGGTTGACGGGGCGCGAGGGGCCTTTTAGCCTGCGCACCGAATCGTCTGAATTAAGCCCCACCACCAGGCAGCCGCCTGTGGAGCGGGCCGCCTCCAGCAGCCGGACATGGCCGCTGTGGAGTATGTCAAAACAGCCGTTTGTGAACGCAACTTTCCGGCCCGCGCGGCGGCAGGCCGCGCGCCACCTGAGCAGGGATTTTAGCGAAACCGTTTTCCTTGACGTTTTCATAAATCATTCCGGCAGTGTTTTGAGCAGCTGCAGCGCCGCCCGCGCTATGAACGGCTCCTCCTTCGATTCCGCCGCCGCCAGCAGCCGGGGCCGCGCAAGCGCGGGCCGGCCTGATTTCATATACGCCAGCGCGGCGGCAAGCGAGGCAAGCGGGTCGTCGGGGCGCTTTATAAGCTCGGCCTGGGAAAGGGCGAGCGACTTGTCCGTGTCGCC includes:
- the rfaE2 gene encoding D-glycero-beta-D-manno-heptose 1-phosphate adenylyltransferase, whose translation is MKTSRKTVSLKSLLRWRAACRRAGRKVAFTNGCFDILHSGHVRLLEAARSTGGCLVVGLNSDDSVRRLKGPSRPVNPQADRAAVLAALEAVDRVVVFGEDTPQRILSLIRPDVLVKGADYRTGQIIGREFAGKVARVKLVKGKSTTAIISRIHG
- a CDS encoding squalene/phytoene synthase family protein, giving the protein MMTTREILKRTSRSLYLSARALPAYMRPAFSCAYLLCRAADTIADTEAVPRARRLERIRRFPLLPERRPLRKAALARLAEEISAPDGG
- the nadB gene encoding L-aspartate oxidase, whose amino-acid sequence is MAESDFLVVGSGLAGMMAALELAGSGTVNIITKRDALASSSAAAQGGVAAAVSPEDSFASHEADTLLAGAGLCDENAVKIAVSQGPECIRRLLELGAKFSRKNGLLELGLEGGHSRRRIIHSRDLTGLEISRTLEAACRKHPNIRIFESRAAIDLILRGHARDIPPDKNRCFGAYALSGTGKVELFSAKFTVIASGGAGKVYRYTSNPDCATGDGMAMAYRAGVPLKNMEFVQFHPTCLYHPRAKSFLISEAVRGEGAILRLANGRPFMKQYSPLAELAPRDIVARAIDSELKRSGADCVFLDITAKKPDFIKRRFPYIYRTCLSYGIDMAKEPVPVVPAAHFFCGGIETGAEGRTVMDGLYAVGEAACTGLHGANRLASNSLLEACVFARRAAGDIKSRLPSFRRGAPRLTDWKTGRAVASEEAVIVAQNWEEIRALMWNYVGIVRTDKRLERAARRMQLINDEIRQYYWDFLVTRDVAELRNIACVAEAVIRSAALRRESRGLHYNADYPRSSPDWLRPTVIDRYR